One window from the genome of Entelurus aequoreus isolate RoL-2023_Sb linkage group LG04, RoL_Eaeq_v1.1, whole genome shotgun sequence encodes:
- the LOC133648491 gene encoding transmembrane protein 18-like — MVTPKPLNISSVPIDGFSNLRITSIWTFLLSVQWSEPWLIGCLVFHCMCLCLTVLTCKYYRAQICHFLFIVALVYSAEYLNELAAMNWRSFSQFQYFDSTGMFISLVFSIPLLFNAVIIVMVWVYRTFSTMVELKTLQLKRKTRRENRAKND; from the exons ATGGTGACCCCAAAACCTCTCAACATTAGTTCCGTGCCTATTGACGGCTTCAGCAATTTAAGAATTACGTCAATATGGACTTTCCTCTTGTCT GTGCAGTGGTCAGAGCCCTGGCTTATTGGCTGTTTAGTGTTCCACTGTATGTGTCTGTGCCTGACTGTGTTGACGTGCAAGTATTACAGAGCTCAGATTTGCCACTTCCTCTTCATAG TTGCCTTGGTGTACAGTGCTGAATATTTGAACGAGCTGGCAGCCATGAACTGGAG GTCTTTTTCCCAATTCCAGTACTTTGATTCCACGGGAATGTTCATATCGCTTGTCTTCTCTATTCCGCTTCTCTTCAATGCAGTTATCATTGTG ATGGTGTGGGTGTACAGGACCTTCTCCACCATGGTCGAGCTGAAGACACTGCAACTCAAGCGAAAAACACGCCGAGAGAACAGAGCCAAAAATGACTGA